taagtgtgtgaccctacgggttcgagaacatgtggacatgatcaaatatcaataaccaatagcgggacctggatgtccataatagttcccacatattccacgaagatctcatcggttgaaccactatgtcgaggattcaattaatccagtatccaattctctttgtctcgcgatatattacttgcccgagatttgatcgtcggtatcgccatacctagtttaatctcgttaccggcaagttctctttactcgttccgtaatataatacccccgcaactaaacacattagtcgcatgcttgcaagctcattaggatgttatattaccgagagggcccagagatatctctccgtcacaaggagtgacaaatcccagtcttgatccatacaacccaacaagcaccttctgggatacctgaaaaacacctttatgatcacccagttacgagatgacggttgatgcccacaaattattcttccggtactagagagtggcatgatctcatggtctaaagaaataatacttgacataatctaacataagcaacttaaacttaagtgacacgatcaaaagctatgtttaggtttgggtctgtccatcacatcattctcctaatgatatgatctcgttattaaatgacaacacatgtctatggttaggaaaccttaaccatctttaatcaacgagctaatctagtagaggcgtattagtgacacggtatttgtttatttatccacacatgtatttgagtttccaatcaatacaattatagcatgggcaataaacatttatcaagaacaatgaaatatgataataacaaatttattattgcctctagggcatatttccaacagcaTCCACCTCCTGGGCTTCGAGCTTCCTTAAGAACACGCCGAACACCTTGTGTTCTGCCACAATGTGAGGCGCCTTCTTAGACACACGCCCAGAGTCTTCGGCATGCTGCACCATGCTTTTGAAGTCGTTTGTGAGGCTCCTCTTGTGACAGAATGGGCACACCCATTTGTCACCGTAACGGTATTCGTATGCACCATACTCCAGTGCATTGAGAACATGACGGCTTTTCGCATGAATCGATTCCTCCTCACTGCCGACATCCGAATCCTTTTCCTGCATAACATCAACAAGCATATGTTACTACCGAAGATCGGCGTTACACAAGAATATGTAATTCACGACGGATCATCAAGAATATCCAAATCACTGTTTGTACGACGAAGATAATGATTCCGACATAAATTCAGCCTTAATTTACATCACCTACAAATTGGCACCGATCATGCATACTAAACTTAACTTAACATGAAACTTAACATCAATAGTGTATCCAACTAACCCTAACTCGCATAGACTTGGCATACCGGTGACAAACTAGATTGTATCGACAAACACTAGAATAACATTGCATCGAACTCATGGACTAACTAGTTTGATCTTACCTCTGGTTCCAAGTCGCTGAGGACTTCATCAAACTCCGTGGAGTCGGCCGAGTCGTTGGAGAAGTCCCAGTCGTGCGGCAGATTAATGGGGTCGACGACGTcgacgtcctcctcctcctgttgGCGGGTGTTGGACCCCGCGGCGATCTCGGACGGTGAAGACGTCACCGAACCTGCCGGCGCTTTACCCAACGCGGTCAcgccttccttctcctccgctgCATCTACCACGATCAcggtctcctcctcctcctccactggaTCTGTCACGACGGCAGCTTCCTTGACAACAGCCACGGCGTCGTTTGCTCCGCGCATTCGCTTCATCGCCGGAGGTGGTTGTGCGTCCGGggcgttttttttcttcttcactAGATTAGAGGGAGTCGTGGGTCAAGTCGATGCAGACGACGCGGGTTTTATTCCATAACGGGTGCGTCCGGGACGTTATTTCTTTCCCTGGATTAGAGTGAATAGTGGGGCAAGTCTGTACCGACGACGCGGGTATTATTCCATAACGGGCGTACGCCGTCCGAGGACGCCGAGTACGTATACATGTCGACGCCAACGAATACAGCCGCATACAACCCCTTGCGCGGCCATACGCTGGGTTCTACGCGGCGATATTTACAAAATTACCACGGCAGTCGAAAGGGTACGCGTCAATTCCAGCCGTTCTTATGTTTACCGACCGACAGGGGTCGTGTAGAATGAAAAGTTCACATGGTTTACATACATGTGCCGCAAAATATGTTTCTGCATGTGTTATCTGCGGGTGTCGCGTGCAGTCGGTTTCGATTCGATGCCGCGTGGATTGCAGACCATTTCCAGGGAAATCCCGGCACGCCACGTGCAATTTACTccttttcctgcaagtatggacACATAATATACTCCTCGGGTAGTTCGTGACGTCCCAGTCCTCCATGCTTCTACTCCTTAACCCCATCCGTTCCAGTCGGTAGTTGGCCGGCGGCACAAGGAGAAGAGATCGCATGCAGCGAGCGACACGCGACCAAAGCTTCCATGAATGTCCGTCGGAGACCTTTTAGTTTAACCCCCCCGGGCCCGTGCGTGGGCCACGGAGGTCGCGAACGTGGCGGGGCCACGGCACGTGGTACGGCTCGCATTCTCGTCACGTGCCGCACGCCGCCCGCCCGAGAAGACGGCGACGCGCGCGGCTGGCTCTCCCGGGAGTAAATAAAACCAGCCATTGGACCGCTGTTCTGCTTGTTTCTCTCTCTTGCGTCGGTCGGCTGGTTCGTCAGTACACTCGCCGATAAGCTCGCGGCCAGCGACGAAGAGGAAAGGGCCGGCCCGCCTTTTCTCTCTCTGGTATCATCGTCATTGCTTTGCTTGCTCCTTGGAATCCTGCTTTTCGGTTTcgcagagagagaaaaaaggggGAAGGGGGAGGGGTTTGGTGGTTTTTGAAGAACAaatttggggggggggggggggattttGGGCGGAATCTACGACGCTTCGGGTTGCGGGGGTTTAGGTTTTGGATTCTTCTAGTATTCGATCTCTGGCGGATTTATTCGATCCGCGGGTACAGATTTTATTGTACCGCTTCGCTTCTTCTCGATCACTTCCTCCGTGCTCTCTgctttcattttcttcttcttcttcttcttcttcttcttcttcttcttcttcttcttcttcttcttctgttaaTGCTGAATGCTGAGGAAGGTAGTTGATGACCACATATTCACATATGCACACAAACAATATCTTATTAATGGCCAATTGATCTCTCTTAAGAACGCTGCAGCTTTGGGATACCTCTGTTATTTTGGACGGGATCAGAAATTCTCTCATCTTGCTCCAGTACAACTGTACAAGTGCTCCCTTTTAGTGCCTGCTGTTCTTTGTCCGTTTCTTCAAATACAAATTTCGTACTAGTACTTGTTCTTTGTCCTGACTAGCTTCCTGTTCATGGTTTAGGGGGATCCGAATCCGGTCCACCCGGGAGTGCAACAGAGGTTGCATACATGGACGATTCCCTCACAAGTAAGCCAGCTATTAATAGCTTAACTTTTGGGGTTACTAAATGCTGGGAATCTCGTATCACTTAAAAACCCTGTGACTATATACTTCAGGTTCTTGGATGACCAGCTTGTGTGGGAGCCCAGTTTGCACCAGCCAAGATGTAGTTTCATGCGCCTTCGTGGAAATATTCGACTCTTCCACTTGCATGAATCATCTGGTGGCGACGGGCATCGTCTTGCTGTTAGTGGTCGTTCTCATACTCCAATTGCTTGTCAAAATTCCAAAGAGCAGAGCGTCCCCGCAGCAGCTTGTCGCTCTCGGCTCACCACTAAAGCTGGCTGCAGTAGTGTTCAATGGCTGCCTGGGTTTGGTTTATCTTGGGCTGGGACTCTGGATGCTGTGGACTAACTTCAATCAGGGTGCCTCAGTTTTCCTGACACACTGGTGGCTTGTAACATTATCTCAAGGATTTGGTCTGATCCTTACCAGCTTTGCTTTCAGCATCAGGCCTCGGTTCCTCGGGGCAGCATTTGTTCGATTTTGGTCGGTTTCGGTGACCATCTATGCAGCATTCATCAGTTGTTCCTCGGTTCTTCACCTTATCGCAGATAAGGCGATCACCGTCAAGGCTTGTTTAGATGTTCTGTCCCTACCAGGTGCagttctccttcttctttatGGCATTTGTCGCGCCCAGGATGAAGAGGGTTATGTAGGAAATGGAAATGGTCTCTACAGGCCCCTGAACACCGAGGCAGACAGTGAAATAGCTAATCCAATCAGTCAGGTAACTCCTTTTGCTAAAGCTGGTTTTTTCAGCAAGATGTCATTTTGGTGGTTGAATCCTTTAATGAATATGGGTTATGAGAAGACCCTCGAGGACAAAGACATTCCACTCTTAGGTGCCACAGATCGAGCAGAGTACCAATACTTCACGTTCGGGGAGAAGCTGAACAGCAAGAAGCATTCCCAGTCAAATGCCACTCCATCAATCTTCTGGACTATTGTTTCTTGTCACAGGCATGAGATCATGGTCTCAGGTTTCTTTGCTTTGCTCAAAGTTCTCACCATATCTACAGGCCCATTGCTTCTCAAGGCATTCATCAATGTATCAATTGGGAAAGGGACATTTAAATATGAAGGTTATGTGCTTGCTGCGATAATGTTCGTCTGCAAATGCTGTGAATCGTTATCGCAGAGACAGTGGTATTTTCGCACTCGGAGATTAGGATTGCAGATGAGGTCATTCCTGTCAGCAGCTATTTACAAGAAACAGCAGAAACTATCAAACAcagcaaaaataaaacacTCTTCTGGAGAAATTATGAACTATGTGACTGTCGATGCCTACCGGATTGGGGAATTCCCATACTGGTTCCATCAAACATGGACAACAAGTGTTCAACTTTGCCTTGCTCTGGTAATTCTATATAATGCGGTCGGTGCTGCAATGGTTTCATCGTTGGTTGTCATCATTGTCACAGTACTCTGCAATGCTCCATTGGCCAGACTGCAACACAAGTTTCAGAGTAAACTTATGGAAGCACAAGACGTGAGATTGAAGGCCATGTCTGAGTCCTTAGTTCATATGAAGGTCTTGAAACTTTATGCATGGGAAGCTCACTTCAAGAAGGTCATTGAGGGGTTGAGGGAGGTTGAGTACAAATGGTTGTCAGCATTCCAGCTTAGGAGGGCATACAACAGTTTCTTGTTCTGGTCATCACCTGTTTTGGTTTCGGCCGCAACCTTTCTAACATGCTATCTTTTGAATATACCTCTTGATGCTAGCAACGTCTTTACCTTCGTGGCAACTCTGAGACTCGTGCAAGAACCAGTTAGGTCAATGCCAGATGTTATTGGAGTTGTGATACAAGCTAAGGTTGCTTTTACTCGGATAGAGAAGTTTCTTGATGCACCCGAGCTGAATGGGAAAGTCAGGAAGAAATACTGTGTGGGCATCGATTACCCAATAACAATGAACTTGTGCAATTTCTCATGGGATGAAAATCCATCAAAACCAAATCTAAAGAATATAAATTTGGTAGTCAAAGCTGGAGAAAAGGTTGCAATTTGTGGAGAGGTAGGATCAGGTAAGTCTACGCTTTTGGCTGCTGTACTCGGAGAGGTCCCTAGAACTGAAGGCACGGTATGATTTTCTAATACTTCATCTGTTTTATTTGATAGAGAATCACACAGCTGTCAGTTTGCATTATTGGCGTGCTATTATTAGATCTTTTAGATTTTCTCATGCATTAAGGAAAAATTATCATTGTTTACTGGTGCACATAtgctatttctcagtcgcctaagaaatagcaaaaccgttctCCATAAGGTTGTCTTACGATGCATCAAAATGTCATCAATTTGTTAATATTGGCCCCACACAGATGATTAGAGCACAATGGTTCGTGGCTGATCTGCCTAATCGTACATAAAATGATCTTATGTATAGAATTACTGATAACCATGGGTAGTCGAGCTATTGGCACTCAGCGTCCTCCGAAAGAAATAGTTTTTGTTACTTTCATCAAGTTCCATGATCTTTATAAACTTTACCATCCTGTTGCAAGTACAGATGCCGGATGCATAGGGTTCGCCCTCCCGAGTGTTCTTCCTAGTTTATAGCTGCCCCTCTCGGCTTTGTAATTAACTCTGTTAAATTGTTCTTTCgtcttaattaatgaaaagCAGCGCTGCTGccttttcgtcaaaaaaaaagatgccgGATGCAGAGTACCTAATAGTTGGGGAACACGAGATGTTACTATGTGCAGTTAACAACCCTAGCTGCTAATTTCTTTCTCATATGGATTTGTGaaacaaaaaacacagcaTATGGACATGCTTAGAAACCTTGTAGTTCTGGCTGTTTAATTAATGAAATCGGAAGCTACGTAAAGTTATGGACATGCTCGTTTAGTTTTGCAAAGTTATGACAAATTTGCTTAGTAATAGTTGCCAACATGAAGTATGTTAATTAGTTTCTTTTTCATGCTAACTTAATATCAAATCATTAATATTTATGTAAATATTCAGATTCAAGTTTGTGGGAAAATAGCATATGTTTCTCAGAATGCATGGATCCAAACAGGAACCGTGCAAGAAAATATTCTATTTGGATCTTCTATGGACATGCAAAGATACCAAGAAACACTGGTGAGGTGCTCGTTAGTAAAGGACTTTGAAATGCTGCCATATGGAGACCTTACTGAGATTGGGGAGCGAGGGGTAAACCTTAGTGGTGGTCAGAAGCAGCGGGTTCAGCTTGCTCGTGCTCTATACCAAAATGCAGACATTTATCTTCTGGATGACCCTTTCAGTGCTGTTGATGCCCATACAGCAACAAGTCTCTTTAATGTAAGAAACTAAGAATGATTCCTGCAGATGCAGACTGTATCACTACATGATTATGAACTGTTTATAAAGTTTTTGCTCTTGTCACAGGAATATGTCATGGGTGCTCTATCAGACAAGACAGTTCTTTTGGTGACCCACCAAGTGGATTTTCTACCTGTATTTGACATCATTCTGGTCTCTCTCTGGTTCGAAAAACATTTATTATGTGATGCTATCTGTGCCAATGATTTATATTTATTTGTGGTGGGAGGTATTTATTTGTTGATGCCATCTAAAAATTGTGATAATTTTGGCAGTTAATGTCAGATGGAGAGGTTATCCGTTCTGCACCTTATCAAGATCTATTGGCAGATTGTCAAGAATTCAAAGACCTTGTAAATGCCCATAAAGATACTATTGGTGTTTCAGATCTTAATAATACGTCCCCTCACAGAGCAAAGGGAATATCAATAATGGAGACGAATGATATCCTCGGAAGCAGGTATATAGGACCTGTGAAGTCGTCACCAGTCGATCAACTGattaagaaagaagaaagagaaaccGGGGATACAGGTCTTAAACCGTATATGATTTACCTGCGTCAGAACAAAGGATTCATGTATGCCTCGTTTTGTGCTATTTCTCACATTGTCTTCATTGCCGGGCAAATAACACAGAATTCATGGATGGCTGCTAATGTCCAAAATCCTCATGTTAGTACACTGAAGTTAATTTCTGTGTACATTGCTATTGGAGTTTGCACCATGTTCTTTTTGTTATCAAGATCATTATGTGTCGTCGTTCTCGGGATCCAGACATCAAGATCCTTATTTTCTCAGTTACTTAATTCATTGTTCCGTGCACCGATGTCCTTTTTTGATTGTACTCCTCTAGGAAGGGTTCTTAGCCGGGTAAGAATTCTTAAACAAATGACAAATATGGTAAATTACAGTTGTATTTTACCCCCACAGATCTTCTCATGATGGATTAACTtgtcttttccttttcttcttcttctaatgCAGGTCTCTTCAGATTTGAGTATTGTTGACCTTGATGTTCCATTTACCTTCATGTTTAGTGTCAGCGCCAGCTTAAATGCATATAGCAATCTAGGGGTATTGGCTGTTGTCACTTGGGAAGTTCTGTTTGTATCCGTGCCAATGATAGTTTTGGCAATTAGGTTGCAGGTAATTGGTAtgactatttttttctttatggCTAGCCCCATTCTTCTGTTATTTGATTCACCAATTGATGTGCTCTGCTGCTGGGATGAATCATCCTACTGTTTTCCAATCACGGTTCCCATTATCTAACCTGTTATGCTTGGTCATGCAGAGGTACTATCTAGCCTCGGCTAAGGAATTGATGCGAATTAATGGCACTACCAAGTCTGCTCTAGCAAATCACTTAGGTGAATCGATTTCAGGGGCTATAACAATAAGGGCctttgaggaagaagatcgtTTCTTTGCTAAAAATTTGGATCTCATTGACAAAAATGCCAGTCCATATTTCTATAATTTTGCAGCAACTGAATGGTTGATTCAACGCCTGGAAATAATGAGTGCTGCcgttctttccttttctgccTTTGTCatggctcttcttcctccaggaACTTTTAGCCCTGGTAAGCAGTTTGTACTAAATGCAAACATGACCAGACAAGTAGCCAGCTAACTCTGTGTCCATTGATATCTTGCATCTGATTTTCAATAAACTGTTTATGCCCTTACTACGTAGTATTTCTTAGCCTGCTGAATCATGATACCAATTTATGAAAAACCTTCCTGGTAATGATTAATGTCTCAAAAAATTGTATTTGTCAATTCTACTGGCAGGATTATCTGCTCGATGGGAAATATGGTACATTTCTCATGCAAACTTGTTCATTCGATTTCATGAAAATGTTTGTATCTTATTTGAAATGAATTTTAGTGAGACTATTTTATATGCCCAATTTGTATGTGCTGGACTCAATTCAGTTTTACTATTTTATGTTATTAAGGCTGTAAATACattaacaaaaaagaaaactaattaGTATCGTCCATACTTGTGCAGGTTTTGTGGGGATGGCATTGTCCTATGGTCTTTCGTTAAATATGTCATTTGTTTTCTCTATTCAAAATCAATGCAACCTTACGAATCAAATAATTTCGGTGGAACGGGTGAACCAGTACATGGACATAAAAAGTGAAGCAGCAGAAGTTATTGAAGAAAACCGACCCGCACCTGATTGGCCCCAAGTTGGCAGCGTAGAGCTTAGAGATTTGAAGGTAATCAAATATACTATTTACATGTGCAGTTGTGCACCTTACAAGGTGAAATCCTTCCCAGACTTCTAACAATCCAAACGTCTGATTACAGATTAGGTATAGGGAAGATTCCCCCCTTGTACTACATGGAGTTACTTGCAAGTTTGAAGGTGGAGATAAGATTGGTATAGTCGGTCGGACAGGAAGTGGAAAAACAACTTTAATTGGTGCATTGTTTCGTCTTGTTGAACCCACGGGAGGGAAAATAATTATAGACTCTTTGGACATCACTACGATAGGCTTACATGACCTGCGTTCGCGTTTGGGTATCATTCCACAAGATCCAACACTTTTTCAGGGTACAGTAAGATATAATCTTGATCCTCTTGGGCAATTCTCGGATCAACAAATATGGGAGGTAATATATACTCTAGATCCTCTTGGTCAAACATCTACCTTTTTTACCAAATAAGTTTACAATGAAAAAAGGTTACACTGAAAGAACCTGATCTAATGTTTAATAATGAGGAAGTTCTCTTCAGTACTGTGTCTATTCAGTTCGGTTACTGTGATAATATACCTAACAATTTCATAAAGTTAGTCACATTATTAAAATGAGGTGAATAAATTTAATTAGGGCATCTCAAATGACAAGTTGTCTCTCTCTTTGTTATTTTGCTTCAGGTTCTTGACAAATGTCAACTTCTTGAAGTTGTCCGGGAGAAGGAACAGGGATTGGATTCACATGGTAGGAAACTTCACTTCAtctatactccctccgatccataataagtgtcttggatttagtacaaagttagtgcaactttgtactaaatccaagacacaactttgtactaaatccaagacacttactatgggtcagagggagtactttttttttctcgaacttCATCTATATTTTAATTTCTGGAGTTCATAGTACCTAATAAATTGGGTAAATAAAAAACTCGGCTCTTGTCATTACAGAAATTCAAAATAGGTTTGAAAATACATGTGCCACTAAATTTGTCACTGTTTATATTATCTCTATCAATATGCTAGCATGATGTTTGGAACTGTCTCATTCGTAGTTCTGATCAAGTTCTTGTCATATAGTTGTGGAGGACGGGTCAAACTGGAGCATGGGCCAAAGGCAGCTCTTCTGTCTGGGACGGGCACTTTTGAGAAGGTGTCGTATCTTAGTTCTTGATGAAGCTACAGCCTCTATAGACAATGCAACAGATGTTGTCCTTCAGAAAACAATCCGGACAGAATTCAAGTATTGCACTGTTATTACAGTCGCCCACCGTATACCGACAGTTATGGACTGTGATATGGTACTTGCAATGAGCGATGGTATGTTTCTCTGACTGGTAACTTATTAGAAGTACAGTAAATTGTTTTAATTATCGAGTCATGTTCTGAATGACTAGAACCAATTCATCTGGAATCTATGATTTATAAGTGAAACCAAAATGTTGTGTGACAGTtacgcgcacacacacaccaccaccaccattaCTGCTTGCTTTATTTTCCACCAATGCAGTGATGCTAATTGTACTGGTGCCATATTGTGGAACAATAAACCCAAACTGCAATATTTTACCCCACCTTTGCAATCAACTGCTACAGATTTGTGAAATATATGCCTAATGAGTTATGTATAATTGCAGGGAGAGTTGTGGAGTATGACAAACCTACGAAGCTCATGGAAACTGAAGGGTCTCTTTTCCATGAGCTGGTCAAGGAGTATTGGTCATACACATCAAACGGAAACATTTAGGAGTGAGTATTGATTGCATG
This is a stretch of genomic DNA from Brachypodium distachyon strain Bd21 chromosome 1, Brachypodium_distachyon_v3.0, whole genome shotgun sequence. It encodes these proteins:
- the LOC100826737 gene encoding ABC transporter C family member 10 isoform X2, which translates into the protein MDDSLTSSWMTSLCGSPVCTSQDVVSCAFVEIFDSSTCMNHLVATGIVLLLVVVLILQLLVKIPKSRASPQQLVALGSPLKLAAVVFNGCLGLVYLGLGLWMLWTNFNQGASVFLTHWWLVTLSQGFGLILTSFAFSIRPRFLGAAFVRFWSVSVTIYAAFISCSSVLHLIADKAITVKACLDVLSLPGAVLLLLYGICRAQDEEGYVGNGNGLYRPLNTEADSEIANPISQVTPFAKAGFFSKMSFWWLNPLMNMGYEKTLEDKDIPLLGATDRAEYQYFTFGEKLNSKKHSQSNATPSIFWTIVSCHRHEIMVSGFFALLKVLTISTGPLLLKAFINVSIGKGTFKYEGYVLAAIMFVCKCCESLSQRQWYFRTRRLGLQMRSFLSAAIYKKQQKLSNTAKIKHSSGEIMNYVTVDAYRIGEFPYWFHQTWTTSVQLCLALVILYNAVGAAMVSSLVVIIVTVLCNAPLARLQHKFQSKLMEAQDVRLKAMSESLVHMKVLKLYAWEAHFKKVIEGLREVEYKWLSAFQLRRAYNSFLFWSSPVLVSAATFLTCYLLNIPLDASNVFTFVATLRLVQEPVRSMPDVIGVVIQAKVAFTRIEKFLDAPELNGKVRKKYCVGIDYPITMNLCNFSWDENPSKPNLKNINLVVKAGEKVAICGEVGSGKSTLLAAVLGEVPRTEGTIQVCGKIAYVSQNAWIQTGTVQENILFGSSMDMQRYQETLVRCSLVKDFEMLPYGDLTEIGERGVNLSGGQKQRVQLARALYQNADIYLLDDPFSAVDAHTATSLFNEYVMGALSDKTVLLVTHQVDFLPVFDIILLMSDGEVIRSAPYQDLLADCQEFKDLVNAHKDTIGVSDLNNTSPHRAKGISIMETNDILGSRYIGPVKSSPVDQLIKKEERETGDTGLKPYMIYLRQNKGFMYASFCAISHIVFIAGQITQNSWMAANVQNPHVSTLKLISVYIAIGVCTMFFLLSRSLCVVVLGIQTSRSLFSQLLNSLFRAPMSFFDCTPLGRVLSRVSSDLSIVDLDVPFTFMFSVSASLNAYSNLGVLAVVTWEVLFVSVPMIVLAIRLQRYYLASAKELMRINGTTKSALANHLGESISGAITIRAFEEEDRFFAKNLDLIDKNASPYFYNFAATEWLIQRLEIMSAAVLSFSAFVMALLPPGTFSPGFVGMALSYGLSLNMSFVFSIQNQCNLTNQIISVERVNQYMDIKSEAAEVIEENRPAPDWPQVGSVELRDLKIRYREDSPLVLHGVTCKFEGGDKIGIVGRTGSGKTTLIGALFRLVEPTGGKIIIDSLDITTIGLHDLRSRLGIIPQDPTLFQGTVRYNLDPLGQFSDQQIWEVLDKCQLLEVVREKEQGLDSHVVEDGSNWSMGQRQLFCLGRALLRRCRILVLDEATASIDNATDVVLQKTIRTEFKYCTVITVAHRIPTVMDCDMVLAMSDGRVVEYDKPTKLMETEGSLFHELVKEYWSYTSNGNI
- the LOC100826737 gene encoding ABC transporter C family member 10 isoform X1; translated protein: MDDSLTSSWMTSLCGSPVCTSQDVVSCAFVEIFDSSTCMNHLVATGIVLLLVVVLILQLLVKIPKSRASPQQLVALGSPLKLAAVVFNGCLGLVYLGLGLWMLWTNFNQGASVFLTHWWLVTLSQGFGLILTSFAFSIRPRFLGAAFVRFWSVSVTIYAAFISCSSVLHLIADKAITVKACLDVLSLPGAVLLLLYGICRAQDEEGYVGNGNGLYRPLNTEADSEIANPISQVTPFAKAGFFSKMSFWWLNPLMNMGYEKTLEDKDIPLLGATDRAEYQYFTFGEKLNSKKHSQSNATPSIFWTIVSCHRHEIMVSGFFALLKVLTISTGPLLLKAFINVSIGKGTFKYEGYVLAAIMFVCKCCESLSQRQWYFRTRRLGLQMRSFLSAAIYKKQQKLSNTAKIKHSSGEIMNYVTVDAYRIGEFPYWFHQTWTTSVQLCLALVILYNAVGAAMVSSLVVIIVTVLCNAPLARLQHKFQSKLMEAQDVRLKAMSESLVHMKVLKLYAWEAHFKKVIEGLREVEYKWLSAFQLRRAYNSFLFWSSPVLVSAATFLTCYLLNIPLDASNVFTFVATLRLVQEPVRSMPDVIGVVIQAKVAFTRIEKFLDAPELNGKVRKKYCVGIDYPITMNLCNFSWDENPSKPNLKNINLVVKAGEKVAICGEVGSGTVQENILFGSSMDMQRYQETLVRCSLVKDFEMLPYGDLTEIGERGVNLSGGQKQRVQLARALYQNADIYLLDDPFSAVDAHTATSLFNEYVMGALSDKTVLLVTHQVDFLPVFDIILLMSDGEVIRSAPYQDLLADCQEFKDLVNAHKDTIGVSDLNNTSPHRAKGISIMETNDILGSRYIGPVKSSPVDQLIKKEERETGDTGLKPYMIYLRQNKGFMYASFCAISHIVFIAGQITQNSWMAANVQNPHVSTLKLISVYIAIGVCTMFFLLSRSLCVVVLGIQTSRSLFSQLLNSLFRAPMSFFDCTPLGRVLSRVSSDLSIVDLDVPFTFMFSVSASLNAYSNLGVLAVVTWEVLFVSVPMIVLAIRLQRYYLASAKELMRINGTTKSALANHLGESISGAITIRAFEEEDRFFAKNLDLIDKNASPYFYNFAATEWLIQRLEIMSAAVLSFSAFVMALLPPGTFSPGFVGMALSYGLSLNMSFVFSIQNQCNLTNQIISVERVNQYMDIKSEAAEVIEENRPAPDWPQVGSVELRDLKIRYREDSPLVLHGVTCKFEGGDKIGIVGRTGSGKTTLIGALFRLVEPTGGKIIIDSLDITTIGLHDLRSRLGIIPQDPTLFQGTVRYNLDPLGQFSDQQIWEVLDKCQLLEVVREKEQGLDSHVVEDGSNWSMGQRQLFCLGRALLRRCRILVLDEATASIDNATDVVLQKTIRTEFKYCTVITVAHRIPTVMDCDMVLAMSDGRVVEYDKPTKLMETEGSLFHELVKEYWSYTSNGNI